AAGGGGTCATTGACAAATgaggttgtccaaggtgataaaaatgagaaaacttTTAAgaatctagtttaaaaaaaacacgtgtgaagttcgtagaaatgtaatttgtgtccaatttagtttcatacatttttgaaaaacatttattgcattttctccAAACAACATAttgatttaatcattttaaaaatgtcaagtggtgtattTATCAAGGATAAGGTATTAAAACactgtacacaacttaatcattcatttcaaaaaaagttttagacttatgtttcaggatgaaaaaaatattttttacaaatatcatgaattttttgaGTCAAGTATATCAAAAAGTTTTCTCAGGTTActccaaatgacctgaacaaaatgtgccttttcataaaaatgtaaaaacatgatacaggtatttttttttaaaacatcacacatggtcatgagggtctaaaagaGTCCTgtctgcttttttcttttttttttatcccacacCACAACAAAATAGCAACCAacatggttacaccaaatgatttttatttgatgGACAaacgttttttaaatattaataaaatgtataaaacaaattgtttctctgctcattaaaaaaaaaaataataataataataataataataaaagattattctgcactactcatttttcaagaatttcagaagCCCCAGAAAACATATCAAAATAACTTTGAATgtagtaattgaaaacatgttcatcatagtgtattcaagtaattgtgtggggggaattacatttttaatgtgtttttgaataGTTTAATTgatcaggacaaaaaaaaaaatagtgttatTTAAGGCTATAGACATAGTTTAAGGTGATGTTTCCTTCTCTGTTAATCACTTCTGTGACAGTTTTGAAAAGACAGATgatgaaaatgtatttctttgtgttgttttgtatTCATATTcataaaacaaatgcatgcaaacTATGTTGTCagatatttatgaataaaaatgaccTGAGATCAGCAGTTATCTAAATTTCAGCAGTTTTTGCGTTTGATTGTATTGTTTGTTATACAATCAAATTTCAATTCAATTTCAGTTGGACACACACTTGCCTGCCAATTTCCCTCTCCCTGTCTATGTCAGCCCCTCACTCTCACATTCTCTCCCTCCCCACTTTTTACCTTCCCTAGCCCCCCACATGGAAACACTGTCCTgccaatttctctctctcttgatccTGGTCTCTCTGTCTCTACTGACTGGGGGATGTAAACACTAACAGACCTTTCACCTATATGGGCTGTGCTGCCTGTATGGTTGTCATTATGTCACACCACTGTCACACCCTCTGTTCAACCTCTGTCATTCACCCCCAATCCAGAGACTTGGAAACATTGTTTCATCACTGGCTCGAATATTACTGatcattttgttttctgtcttttcaAGTAACAGCAATCTGTGACAACGTGTGTTATGCCTCAAAATctgcatttttaaacaaagaaTGTGCATATTAATTTAGTTTGCACTTTGCACTTGCCAAAATTGGGAATTTTATTTCCAAGATATCCATTTGAATACAGCATACACCCACCGACGACTAGATTAGGTGGTAAGGAAATGTGAGGTTCATTTGAGATGATGTCATAATAGAGAACGCTCTGGTCACAGACCGGTCACCTGTCCAGCACCAGCTGACAAGCCAATCATAAATCTGATCAAACAGTCAGATCAACACAATAAAGGTGTCATGGACATTGATATCTTACAGTAACTGTGGCAGAATATGCCTATATATAAGCACAGATTGATTTTTGCTTGCCAGCAGGTTATTCAAGTTCAAATCTGTGTCCCTGACCTAACctgattttgtcagatttctctgggGTCAGCCCAGTGACCGTCTGATGTAAGAGTCATATCAGTAATAATGTACCTATAATTAAAAAGATAAGACACTGGTAAGATACGCCACTGGTCAATATTACTCAAAGGGCTGATTTGGAAGGACCTGTAGTAAACTATATCTGTTAACTGACCTTTTGTTTTACATTGAATTATAGAAGAGATTACAGCTACAacctgtgttttttttgtttttttttttgttttttttctgtatttctcACCTGATAAGCATCCTGGAACAGCCATTTGCAGCCTTATGGCTGTTTCCACGGTAACTGGCTGACTCCTTATTCGCTTTTGCAGTGTTGCTTGTGGCGACCAAGTCACTGCCTCTTTTTTTGTTGGCCTGCTTGCAACATTTTTATTAACCAACATACTGAGATCAAATCCAAAATTAATCTGATTAATGGCAGTTGAACTGAGAAAATGTACCCATTACAGGTATCTTACGGGCAATGAAACtgaattttgcattatttttatttaaatataaatgatcCCTTTGACAATAGATTTATTTAGCTTTGTTTCCCAGAATGTTTGAGACAAACAGCActttgtcaagtcattttaatttgtatagcagctttacagaaaaacatTGTAATAAAAGTCATGTATTGAGTAAACTGAGCAGATTTTTGGTAGGCAGTGTTTAAAACTTTAGGATATTGattgaactttaagattaaagaTTAAGTGCTTTTTGTGATTGTGTCATTTGCTGCATATGTGAGATGAGTTGGTCTTTATCTCTCTAAAAGCTCTATAAAAAAATAGAGCCATCAGGATTTTGTTCcttgtattttcattttgattaatgCAAGGAATATTTAACGTGTCACAACTTggagttttggagaaaaataaatatacgTGTGCTTGAATTGTAAAATTCAATTAATGTAATGTTGCAGTTCTTAATAAAGTTATTGAGTGAGTGCAGAGTAACTCTTAATTTACTGGTTTTAGAGAGGTCAGTCTGCCAGTATCGGCTCAAATTTTAACTTTACTCAATCAAACTCGAACTGGACTTTATTCAAAAacgccttgtgtgtgtgtgtgtgtgtgtactgccaTGGCTTGCCATATCACCCTGACCATACTTTATCACTGACTGCTGATCCAGTTTGTCTACTGTGTTTTTCTTTAGAGCAGAATTTACACAGTGCTATTGATCGatatctctcgctctctctctctctctctctctctctctctctctctcttttttttttttctccagcctTTCCATGGTTTGGGATGGATATTGGTGGTACTTTAGTAAAGCTTGTTTACTTTGAGCCAAAAGACATCACAGCAGAGGAAGAGCAGGAGGAGGTGGAGAATCTGAAGAGCATACGCAGGTATCTCACCTCCAATACGGCCTATGGCAAAACAGGTGTCCGCGATGTGCACCTGGAGATTCACAACCTGACCATCTGCGGTCGCACTGGAAACCTGCACTTCATCCGCTTCCCCACCGCTGCCATGCACAGATTCATCCAGATGGGCAGAGATAAGCACTTCTCCAGCCTGCACACCACACTCTGTGCCACTGGGGGCGGGGCATACAAGTTTGAGAATGACTTCAGAATGGTGAGGAGATGGACCACACTTTGGCTTTCAAATGATTTTGATAGCAAAATTGGAGGAATTTTAAAAGTCTTGAAAATTGCCACAATGCGTACAAGGATTACAAAGAGCTACATAacgtaggtatagtaatgtgattctatgagaccaagttgCTTTTTCATGTCGCGTCTGTTGGACACGCCGTTAGACTAAAACTGATTGACAAAAGCATAAGGGCTTTGATTTGGTTAGAACAtccggcctgggattttacattattataaatGTGTCTTTGATGAATAGGTTTAAGTAATGAAGTGTAAATGAACGTGaggattttattttaaattttcttttctctttgtgtAGATGGCTGATTTAGAGTTACTGAAGCTGGATGAGTTGGACTGTCTGATCCAGGGGCTGCTGTACATTGACTCAGTCGGTTTTAACGGCCATCCTGAGTGCTATTACTTCGAAAACCCCTCCGACACTCAGCACTGCATCAAAAGACCCTGTTGTCTTGACAACCCTTTCCCCATGTTGCTGGTCAACATTGGCTCGGGCGTCAGCATTCTGGCAGTGTACTCCAAGGACAACTACAAACGTGTTACGGGCACAAGGTCAGCACGACTGAACATGGCTGCATTAAACGGGCACCATTTAGTGAAAACCAAAACATATGAGTGTCAGGAActctggctaaaaaaaaaaaaaaaaaacatttactttcatttggcagatgtttttatccaaagtgacttgcaattcatttaaggtatacattttatcagtatacgTGTTCCCTGGGacttgaacccatgaccttggtgttacTGCTGAAAAATACTCTTCAAGTTGAACTACAGGAACCCATTTGACTTTTCTATCAGAAAGAGAGACAAAAGGGGTTGAGGCCTGATCTGTTTATGACATGGAGCTCTTAGTCTCTCGCTCCAACATAAAATATGACTTGGCCTTTGACAATTTGCTAACTAACCATATGCACAGTGccgccgctccctatatgcatattacgcagtctacgttgggcaccaactccctggggggcaccagaaactccaacgACTGTCATCGCCTCGCAACTCTCCATCAACcccttttctgtgttaaaataatttctcctatcccagcttaatatgcagaaacaaatgTAAGCATTCTTTCCCTCTGGCGCTTTGAAAATATCTGTGTTTTAGAGGGACCCACTAAGAGTTGGGGGCAGGGCTATctttttgtttgaccaatggcagactgggtgcatattcagaaagctgttttgaaaacaatgtttgtttttgcaattccgtttggtggcgctagtggcgcagaaattacatacttcagctttaagaacaaAAACCAACCCCTTTCTTTTTCATTTGATAATGACAATTCTTCTATGAAAGATGAGTCTTgaaatttagaaatgttgaagaTCATTAATCTGTAAATGACAGCAGAGTGTGATGCAAACTTCACATGTCAGTTTTCTGATTAGCATTTTCAAATGTGGTTGTACCAGAGTGAAACAGCTTCACAGCCATGATTGTCAGGAGGGATGAGTTTGTCCAGCCTCTGTCACTCTTGCGGAACACTCAGAAACTATTACTCAAATTCTTCAACATTTTACGAAACTGTGTGTTGTGTATCTGGACAATATATTTACCACATTTAATAATGATTTGTAATGAAGAATCCTCACCACTGATTTTTTTTGGTGTGGGCATGTGCATAGGTATCCGTGCAGCCTTCACAATCTTTCCAGTATTGACATGCGGATGGCAGTTATAATCTGGGGGTTATTTCTATGTCGAAAACCTTGGATCTAAAATAGGACTCCCATCCCCAGCGCACACTGCACAGGGGATTCTTGTCTTTAAGGACCCACCGTTTACTCCGTGGACATAGACATACTTTGTGTTGCCATGACCACATACCTGTGTCCTTTTGTATGCTGGTCTGTTTGCAACCTTGGCCATTTTTCGATGAATCATCATGCCATAGGCGAATAGTTTAAATTGTGGTCACAAGGTcaaattgtgtgtgtttgagtgaatgCACATGTGTGCACTTTAGATTGAGCCTGTAGCCATGTTTTGACTCACGATAGTTTatctttctctttcactttttCTATTTGTAGTCTGGGCGGAGGGACATTTTTGGGACTGTGTTGTCTGTTGACGGGTTGCGAGACCTTCGAAGAGGCCCTTGAGATGGCCAGTAAGGGTGACAGCACCAACGTGGACAAACTGGTGAAGGACATCTATGGAGGAGACTACCAGCGCTTCGGCCTGCAGGGGTCAGCAGTGGCTTCAAGGTATAAAAGGCTCTCTTTATTTGTATGTATGGTGTCAGGTGGCAAGATCCACAAATGAAATGTGATGCTTCTGAGTATTTAAGGGGACAAGCGTGCAGGCCTGCCTGTCTCATGTGACCTAAACGTGTGAGATCCCACTCCTTgctcacatttgtttttaggcTGGAACTCCCCCACCCAGCTCATTAGTTATTTGAATCACTGCTCAAAATCCTTAAGCTTAATGTGAATAAAGAGGTTTCCACAGTCATGTAGAACCTTGAATCTTGAAGGCCTTGAATTTAAAAATGCCTCAAAGTTATTGAAAAAGTAACAGAAATGTCATATATatgtgttgtgtgtctgtgttttgttgTAGTTTTGGTCACATGATGAGCAAAGAAAAAAGGGACTGTATTTCTAAAGAGGACCTGGCCAGAGCAACTCTCGTCACCATCACCAATAACATCGGCTCTATTGCACGCATGTGTGCAGTCAATGAGGTGTGTTGTTTTTGCAAGTGTTTGTCTTTATGCAGTCAGCAGTATCTGTGAGCATATGTCTGGCCGCTCTGGGCTTCTCTACAGTGTTGCCTTGTAGCCTGGTGATCAAGCAGCATTGTACAGGGCTTTCAGGGCGTACAGAACACCATCAGAGCAGGAACTCCGAACAATACCCACAAAATAGAGGACTTGTAGTGCATTAGTTGGTATTTATGAATGTTTAAAGTTGTTGGTGCTAATAGCCTTTGAATTTTTTTCTAACAAACCCTAAGCACCCCCAAATTTCAACCTCAACAAAAGTTGGGTGTTTAGTGTATGTTATGTCACCCCCTGGTGGTACAGTACAAGTACTGCAGGGATCAACCTGCTGGGTGCAATTCAATACCAGTTGTAACTGAGTGATGTTTCTGTTATGTCCTGTAGAAAATCGAACGGGTTGTTTTTGTGGGGAACTTTCTGCGTATAAACACAGTGTCAACAAAGCTTCTTGCCTATGCTATGGACTTCTGGTCCAAGGGCCAGCTGAGAGCCCTCTTCCTGGAACATGAGGTAATTCTGTCCAAGGCTTTAAAGGATCAGTTCactgaaaagtcttattttactcaccctcatgtccttccaaacctgtatgactcaaagaaaaacaaaaggagaaattttgaagaatgtactggttgcTCTCTTACATAAAAGTACAATAAATGGGGACTGgagttttcaagcttcaaaaaggatgcaaaagcaccataaaagtggtccatgtcTTGTGCGGCACATTCCAAGTTTCCTGAAGTTATGCGATacctttgggtgagaaacagattgaaaTTTCACTATTGCCATCCAGCGTAACTCTCCTTGGTCAGCTCCTGAGAGAAGTGATGAATTCCAATCCGCAAAGAAAAGGTACATCCAGTACATCGTTCATAGTTCCATGGAAAAGAGAAAGCTATGCGATTTTTaagcgacatgagggtgagaacacGATGATcgaattaaattttttgggtgaactatgcctttaatcaTCTGTTGCTTTTTCTTTTACTTGTGTAATTTTCACATATGCGTTACTCAGACATTGATAGCACTTCAGGATCACTTATTTTATATGGCAGTAGTCCAAtgaaaatacaccgatcagccacaacattaaaaccacctgcctaatatcgtgtaggtccccctcgtgctgccaaaacagcgccaacccgcatctgagatgctattcttctcaccacaattgtacagagcgtttatctgagttaccgtagactttgtcagtttgaaccagtctggcgattctatgttgatctctctcatcaacaaggcatttccatccacagaactgccgctcactggatgttttttgtttttggcaccattctgagtcaattctagagacagttgtgtgtgaaaatcacaggagatcagcagttacagaaatactcaaaccagcccgtctggcaccaacaatcatgccacggtcagaatcactgagatcacatattttttccccattctgatggttgatgtgaacattaattgaagctcctgacctgtatctgtgtgattttatgcactgcactgctgccacacgattggctgattacataatcgtatggatgattgttggtgccagacgggctggtttgagtatttctgtaactgctgatctcctgggattttcacgcacaacagtctctagaatttactctgaatggtgccaaaaacaaaaaaacatccagtgagcggcagttctgtggacggaaatgccttgttgatgaaagaggtcaacagagaatggccagactgacaaagtctatggtaactcagataaccattctgtacaattgtggtgagaagaatatcatctcagaatgctattctgagatgcgggttggcgctgtttttgcggcacgaggaggacctacacaatattaggcaggaggtTTTAAGTTGTGGCTAATCGGTCAAATTTGTTTTATAAGTAcacttgtgtgtgtatttgttttaggGATACTTTGGAGCTGTTGGTGCTTTTCTTGAACTGCTGAAGTCGTCTGAAGATGCATAAAGGAAAGACATCATCATCTCTGTTTTATTATCCAGAAGCTGCTTTAAGACTTCCACACAGAAGCTCTAACAGGGAAACTGGAATACTGGGAAAACTGGGACATCTGAAAGAAGCCATTATAGTAATTAACCTGTAAATAACCCttaaaataagatttaaaaatatttttatgactaACTTAGTCTCCTCCAGACTGATGACTTTAACCtaacatttttacatgtttaccTGTTGTTGTTTTCCTTTTGTACTGTTTGTAAATATCTATATGTTTAGTGAACA
This Myxocyprinus asiaticus isolate MX2 ecotype Aquarium Trade chromosome 20, UBuf_Myxa_2, whole genome shotgun sequence DNA region includes the following protein-coding sequences:
- the LOC127411165 gene encoding pantothenate kinase 1-like isoform X2, with the protein product MKLKCVRKPAFPWFGMDIGGTLVKLVYFEPKDITAEEEQEEVENLKSIRRYLTSNTAYGKTGVRDVHLEIHNLTICGRTGNLHFIRFPTAAMHRFIQMGRDKHFSSLHTTLCATGGGAYKFENDFRMMADLELLKLDELDCLIQGLLYIDSVGFNGHPECYYFENPSDTQHCIKRPCCLDNPFPMLLVNIGSGVSILAVYSKDNYKRVTGTSLGGGTFLGLCCLLTGCETFEEALEMASKGDSTNVDKLVKDIYGGDYQRFGLQGSAVASSFGHMMSKEKRDCISKEDLARATLVTITNNIGSIARMCAVNEKIERVVFVGNFLRINTVSTKLLAYAMDFWSKGQLRALFLEHEGYFGAVGAFLELLKSSEDA
- the LOC127411165 gene encoding pantothenate kinase 1-like isoform X1, with the protein product MDKAKSMMDQKGSGKCITNGMHKPIRRQLSNGSFHQHHPHEPQTNGSPAKKCRLRRRVESARKNRPPFPWFGMDIGGTLVKLVYFEPKDITAEEEQEEVENLKSIRRYLTSNTAYGKTGVRDVHLEIHNLTICGRTGNLHFIRFPTAAMHRFIQMGRDKHFSSLHTTLCATGGGAYKFENDFRMMADLELLKLDELDCLIQGLLYIDSVGFNGHPECYYFENPSDTQHCIKRPCCLDNPFPMLLVNIGSGVSILAVYSKDNYKRVTGTSLGGGTFLGLCCLLTGCETFEEALEMASKGDSTNVDKLVKDIYGGDYQRFGLQGSAVASSFGHMMSKEKRDCISKEDLARATLVTITNNIGSIARMCAVNEKIERVVFVGNFLRINTVSTKLLAYAMDFWSKGQLRALFLEHEGYFGAVGAFLELLKSSEDA